The following are encoded in a window of Sutcliffiella horikoshii genomic DNA:
- a CDS encoding RNA polymerase sigma factor, translating to MEQASTISKGLVEEARKLRNEFEDIVSVYSTDLWNYCKYVTGSPWDGEDLFQETMIKAFGLLPQRWSDITDKKYYLFRVATNTWLDQCRKQKREVGTLEETAEANLDFSDHLRLEEILTSLESNLTPKQTAAFLLLDIFQFSAEEIAGIVHSTPGGIYSAVQRARRKIASLDFSQSKTQRDTKVQNPTIQAYLQAFNNGDLDSMLRLFSDQAQNEAFFGFQEFSKSEMLKGSLKFGLPGHTAQEFILWNKPVIIVLANGEIHDIQIQEIENGKIVSHQSYFFRKELILAAAEELGLKAQLDKPPVNWN from the coding sequence ATGGAACAGGCAAGTACCATAAGCAAGGGATTGGTGGAAGAAGCGCGGAAATTAAGAAATGAATTTGAAGATATAGTTTCTGTCTATTCAACAGATTTGTGGAATTATTGTAAGTATGTCACAGGTTCTCCTTGGGATGGCGAAGACCTTTTCCAAGAGACGATGATTAAAGCTTTTGGGTTACTACCCCAGAGATGGAGTGATATTACGGATAAGAAATATTATCTTTTTAGAGTGGCAACAAATACGTGGCTTGATCAGTGCAGGAAGCAAAAACGGGAAGTAGGAACGTTAGAAGAAACAGCTGAAGCTAATCTTGATTTCTCTGATCATCTAAGACTAGAAGAAATTCTAACATCGTTGGAATCGAATTTGACCCCAAAACAAACAGCTGCATTCCTGCTATTGGACATTTTTCAATTTAGTGCAGAAGAAATAGCCGGGATTGTCCATAGCACTCCTGGCGGTATCTATTCAGCTGTGCAACGGGCGAGAAGAAAAATAGCATCTTTGGATTTTTCACAATCCAAGACGCAACGGGATACAAAAGTCCAAAACCCAACCATTCAAGCATACTTACAAGCTTTTAATAATGGAGATTTGGATAGTATGCTGAGACTATTCAGTGATCAAGCACAAAACGAAGCGTTCTTCGGCTTCCAGGAATTTTCTAAATCCGAAATGCTGAAAGGCTCTCTTAAATTCGGGTTACCCGGCCATACCGCTCAAGAATTCATTCTATGGAATAAACCCGTCATTATCGTGCTAGCCAATGGCGAAATCCATGACATACAAATTCAAGAAATCGAAAACGGAAAAATAGTAAGCCACCAAAGCTACTTCTTCCGAAAAGAACTCATCTTGGCCGCCGCAGAAGAGCTTGGACTAAAAGCGCAACTGGATAAGCCACCTGTAAACTGGAATTGA